In Takifugu flavidus isolate HTHZ2018 chromosome 1, ASM371156v2, whole genome shotgun sequence, the DNA window CTGAAAGTCCTCGACAACAAGCGGGATACTGAAATGCTGAAAACAGGCTACGATGTTGAACGTGCGACGCGCGAGTGCGCCGTATTAGTGAAAGCGGCGGACCCAGCGCATAGTTACCAAACAGGGGAAACATTACGTGCGATGCTAACGCGGCTAGCTAGGTAGCTTAGCACGACGGAAACCAAAGGAAATTGCGGACCGTTGGCCTATTTATTGCCTGTTAACAATCCAGACACCTCTTGTTTTCACTACGAGATTGATTTAGTGCAGAAGGGTGGGAGCGAGGGTCAGGGCATCTTGACTATTAGACAAGAGGCTCAACCCGGCGGCAGTGTGCGTTCACTGCGCTGTTACCTCCGACATGGCAGAGAACCGGTCTAACGCTGCTACAACGAATCTTAACGGCTGTGGCCTGCCTAAATGCAACAGACGCACAGTCTAAGCGCCACTTTATTATTGGAACAACAGAGTACTCACCTGTAATCTATTACAATTGTATTAATAGCAATTGTAAATCCATTCCTTATTTCCAGTGGGTGTCCGGCGGTGAACAATGACGTAGCTAATTGCCCACGGGTACATCCGGGTACCTGCGATGAAAGGAGGCTCCTGATTGGCTCGTTCAGACTTATTCGTGAGGAACGTGCTCGTGAAGCGCCTTCGCGTGCAGCCTCCTTTGATGTTGCGAGATTTATACGTCTTTTAAATTTGTCTAAACAACAGTTTCAGTGGCGTTGTACACGTAATTCatttaaacatgcaaaacaTAATCATGTCATTTACAAATATTGACTACAACTGGATCAAAATCTGTCAAATCCAAGTACACTGAATTGTACAGTAAAACATATTTGCAATAATCAAAATCTAAGATTCAACCATACAGACCTGTTTATTGAACGACTGAATAAAGATAAATAATGGGACCCTTACATACCGATGTCCAAGACATTAGTGCTTCATCCATgctccatacacacacacacacgacaatTTACATTTAGGGGAATAACAAAATATGTATAGCAGCAcaaaacaagtttttttttaaggctcAGAGAAATGAACTTTGACTTAGGAGCTCTGAAGCTGGCTTATCTGTCTTCTCAGTTGTACGATTACTTCGTCTTGCTCTTCAATCCTTTTCTGCAAACCATGGATTACCTGAGAGAGaatttctattgttttaaaatgtcacacttttaagaagaaaaatattttacaacaaTACATACTTTATCTTTATTACAGAAGAGCTCGCTTTGAAGAAGCTGATCGGCTGTCGGGCGAACACTTGGATCTGGATTTGTCAGTTTCTTGATGTACTTGGTTAAGACTGGCCATCTCTGAGAGAAAGAACCTGGAATTTCCCCCTTTCTCAGGCTCTCAAGGGTACAGGCTCTCTCCATTTCTGTTCCAAAGGGCTGAAATAGCTCGAGAGCCAGAACTCCAATGCTATACATGTCTGACTACAAACAGAATGATGATGAAAATATGTTTATAAGTTATTAAAAATTCGAAATATGCTTAACAGGAATCTTGAAACTCTGTGATTAATTCCATTCTCTATTCATAATGCCCCTGCtgtattatttttgtttacCTTTGAATCATAATGGGAACCCTTGAGTTGTTCTGGTGCAGCATAAACAAATGTACCAACACCCGTGGTATGAGCAGATTCTGCAAGATATAATGTGTGAttgtaaagcaaaaacacaatttaGTTGTACTGTACTATGAAAATCAACACGCTTTTAGGTGCAGTATTACCACTGCCACTTGACGTGGTGTTTTTCCGACTATCCATTATTATATCGCTGCAGGCCAAGCCAAAGTCCCCGATTCGCACATAACAGTCCTGTCCATGGAGGAAAATGTTCCTTggctgtggggaaaaaaataattagcaGAAAGATGTGATGAATATGAGGCTCTTTACattaaacacaaaataataacaaaacacaaaaagtgCAAACATGCCAACAAGAGTACAGGAACAGATATCACACCCAATAATTGGCCTCTGAGTGCAAAAGTTGCAGCTGCAACAGGAAGAGTGCGCACCACACTGAAAACCACAGTATGAACATCACATTCGGAAGCAGATGCCATtgcagaaaatgacaaaacaaaggagaggagaaattGAACTTGCTTCTGTGTGGGTGCTTCTTTAACTGACGACATCCTACATTTGTGGGCGTTCAGTTGTAAACCAGCTGAACCAGCTTTGAAAATCCACACACCTTAGGAGGGGATTGTAAACACTGACACCACCGAAGCGGCAGTCACTAGCTATGCTGGAAGTCAACAAATGTCTCCGCGATGGAGAAATTTTACAACCAAGAATTCTATACCGCAATAATGGATGAAGATGTGGATCATATAGAAGACTTAACAAATAAGTATGGAAGCAACTTTTTGATTCGTGTACTTGACACAGCGCCTGGAGACTTATGGAAGGTAAAAGAACATTTCACTGCCTTCTATAAAAATgtcataataaataaatgaagatgcataactgcagaaaaaaaactggGTGCGAGTTCAACATATTTGGCTTTTACAGTATCGAGTCTGGCTTGTTTTGTCATGTCTTGCCTTAGGCACTTGCAGCCATTCCCCTTCATCTAGCTGCTGCTAACACAAGAGTAAAGAGCATTCAGAGCCTGCTATCAGCTGGAGCAGACCCTGAAATAAGGtcaagacaaacacacactgtgtacacacacacacacacacacacaagaagaaTACGCGTACAAATTTAAATAACAAGCTGGCGACTGTTCAAACTTTCACAGAAGTTCAGTCGCAAATCATTGCAGTTACCCCTTTATAAAAAAAGGAAGCTTATACATTGAGAAGCACACTTCCTCAAACTTCTTCGTCTGTCTCTGCCAGGGACCGGTTAGGTCGAACTGCTCTGCACTTGGTTATAAGCAGTTGGCCACATCCCCTAACCGCGAAACACAAATTGGGTTCCAAGCTCAAGACTACTGGGGTTCACGAGTGTTCACAGGCAGAGCTCTGTCTACAAATCCTTTGTGTACATGGCATTAACATCAATGCAGAGGTGAATGGACTTCCCTAAAAAAGTCATTTAGCCTACTTTTGTACATTCCGTGCAGTAAAACAGACCATGTCTTGCTTTTCTAAGATGTGCGTGTTGGAATTTTTTTACTAGGTGGAAGGAGGGAGTCGTCACACAGCTCTGCACCTTTCGGTGCACCACAGGGCTCTGTCTGCTGTACATATCCTGGTCAGCTATGGTGCTAATATTAATGCCGTCAACAGCAGTGGGATGACACCGCTGCATATGGCCGCTGGAGTCCTGCATAAAGACCTTATCGCCAGTTTGATCGAGGAGGGAGCAGATGTCAACATGGTTTGTGCTGCAGGTTAACGTACTTAATTGATTGATATAAAAAAGGTTCTGCTCATAGATATTAACAATCTTGACAGTCATCTACCACATCTGTCTGACACTCATTTGTACACTTTCATTTTTAAGGTGGCCCTGCACTCTGGGAACACTCCTCTGCACATGGCAGTAGTAGCATTTGCCATGAAGACTGCTAAAACCCAGACGGACGGCAATGGCTGCATTAAAGAATTACTTGAACATGGCGCCGCCATCGACGCAACCAACAACGCCGGGATTACACCTCTACACGAGGCGTGCAAAATGGCCAGTGAGGATCTAGTGGATCTGCTGCTAAGTTATGGTGCCGATGTCAATAAGCCGAACAGAGAAGGGGAAAGCAGCCTGTTTCAGTTCCTGAACCACCCTCCAAATGTAAAGAACCACGCTCTGCTGGTTAAACTGCTACATCTGACCTCCCCACTGACAATTTACAACCACAAAGGTCAACTCCCCTCAACCTTGATGCTACCTTGCTTCATGAAACAGAGAGACCAGCTACTAGAACTCCTTCAGCAGCCAAGGACACTTCAAGACATTTGCAAAAGGGTCATTTATGCATCACATGTCCACAACAAGAAGAAGATCAGGAGTGTCCTGCCTCAAAGTGTACA includes these proteins:
- the LOC130537928 gene encoding ankyrin repeat domain-containing protein 61-like isoform X2 — protein: MEKFYNQEFYTAIMDEDVDHIEDLTNKYGSNFLIRVLDTAPGDLWKALAAIPLHLAAANTRVKSIQSLLSAGADPEIRDRLGRTALHLVISSWPHPLTAKHKLGSKLKTTGVHECSQAELCLQILCVHGININAEVEGGSRHTALHLSVHHRALSAVHILVSYGANINAVNSSGMTPLHMAAGVLHKDLIASLIEEGADVNMVCAAGGPALWEHSSAHGSSSICHEDC
- the LOC130537928 gene encoding ankyrin repeat domain-containing protein 61-like isoform X1, with product MEKFYNQEFYTAIMDEDVDHIEDLTNKYGSNFLIRVLDTAPGDLWKALAAIPLHLAAANTRVKSIQSLLSAGADPEIRDRLGRTALHLVISSWPHPLTAKHKLGSKLKTTGVHECSQAELCLQILCVHGININAEVEGGSRHTALHLSVHHRALSAVHILVSYGANINAVNSSGMTPLHMAAGVLHKDLIASLIEEGADVNMVALHSGNTPLHMAVVAFAMKTAKTQTDGNGCIKELLEHGAAIDATNNAGITPLHEACKMASEDLVDLLLSYGADVNKPNREGESSLFQFLNHPPNVKNHALLVKLLHLTSPLTIYNHKGQLPSTLMLPCFMKQRDQLLELLQQPRTLQDICKRVIYASHVHNKKKIRSVLPQSVHDFVFYHWDSLHISFVTDFKHDLLNGTLHNISS